In a single window of the Raphanus sativus cultivar WK10039 chromosome 9, ASM80110v3, whole genome shotgun sequence genome:
- the LOC108828539 gene encoding PLASMODESMATA CALLOSE-BINDING PROTEIN 4 produces MSVLLTLCLVLSMITYSNAAYCVCKDGNEQVLQKAIDYACGAGADCSQIQQNGACFQPNTIKAHCDVAVNSYYQKKASSGATCDFNGAAVISTSPPSTASSCLTGSSSSGTPTTGTPSTGTPSTGTPTTGTPSTGTPTSGFPSTGTPSTGTPTTGMPSTGTPSTSTGMPNSGTPANGMPTSSSSSVFPGTTLGPTGSGGFADPNAGEKISVRTNAAFFLLTGVAIMLVV; encoded by the exons ATGTCGGTTTTACTTACTCTGTGTCTGGTTCTCTCCATGATTACCTATTCAA ATGCTGCGTATTGTGTATGCAAAGACGGGAACGAGCAAGTGCTTCAGAAAGCCATAGATTACGCATGTGGAGCAGGAGCTGACTGTTCTCAGATCCAGCAGAACGGAGCTTGTTTCCAACCTAACACCATCAAAGCCCACTGCGACGTCGCTGTCAACAGTTACTACCAGAAGAAAGCTTCCTCCGGTGCCACCTGTGACTTCAACGGCGCCGCTGTTATCTCTACCTCCCCTCCGTCAA CTGCTTCAAGCTGTTTAACTGGTTCCAG CTCTAGTGGGACACCAACCACAGGAACCCCAAGCACTGGGACACCAAGCACAGGAACACCAACCACAGGAACCCCAAGCACTGGGACACCAACCAGTGGCTTCCCATCCACCGGGACTCCGTCAACCGGGACACCCACTACCGGAATGCCTAGCACGGGGACTCCTTCCACTTCAACTGGCATGCCGAACTCTGGCACGCCAGCAAACGGAATGCCAACTTCGTCTTCATCATCCGTGTTCCCTGGTACTACTCTTGGACCGACCGGGAGCGGTGGATTCGCCGATCCTAACGCTGGAGAGAAGATCTCAGTCCGAACTAACGCTGCCTTCTTCTTACTAACCGGTGTAGCTATTATGCTTGTGGTTTAG
- the LOC108824500 gene encoding uncharacterized protein LOC108824500 produces the protein MEKNQKKGHNKKGFHLKKHKKADPRATNKGVNDEKPVLFQLGSIAMVSDSRLKADPEITNSIPASPTSSSSSSSLGNNNAKDRKLSELQSSSNTLGSQVSGVTHASSVEPALLSSPSVQLMDREGSDLLPQRKSLPVLERNLSAVSNDSLFSLSIGDNTISRDELFSYRDFKAGELLKSGELLAFCPSVNVTVDSSDVGKSFDLEDKATELLGSDSDDDKSSNSEVSWRNLGDNSDEAPSSTQSVSSPITKKSKKKKKVKKKKTTQHQHKQKKRCSWLCCKDTGPCFSCCKWPSCNDDDLSCCKRLKYCLCCCGLPQCCFSSCSRFFCCCCSSSSKKLINDEMAMQKPQKAESKTSHKWFCCFPSCCSS, from the exons ATGGAAAAGAATCAGAAAAAAGGACACAATAAAAAGGGTTTTCATCTAAAGAAGCATAAAAAAGCTGATCCAAGAGCAACCAACAAAGGAGTGAACGATGAGAAGCCTGTTCTGTTCCAGTTGGGGAGCATTGCTATGGTCAGTGATTCTCGTCTCAAGGCGGATCCAGAGATCACCAACAGCATACCTGCGTCTCCTACctcgtcttcatcatcatcatccttagGGAACAACAATGCAAAAGACAGGAAACTATCCGAGTTACAAAGTTCATCGAACACACTTGGGTCACAAGTCTCCGGTGTGACTCACGCATCATCAGTAGAGCCTGCGCTTCTTTCTTCGCCTTCTGTTCAGTTGATGGATAGAGAAGGATCTGACCTACTACCTCAGAGAAAATCTTTGCCGGTCTTGGAGAGAAACCTGAGCGCGGTCTCGAATGATTCTCTGTTTAGTCTCAGCATAGGTGATAACACAATATCGAGGGATGAGTTGTTTAGCTACCGTGACTTCAAAGCTGGAGAGCTTTTGAAATCTGGTGAGCTGTTGGCTTTCTGCCCTTCTGTCAATGTTACTGTTGACTCTTCTGATGTTGGTAAGAGCTTTGATTTGGAGGACAAAGCGACTGAGTTGTTAGGAAGTGACAGTGATGATGATAAGTCGTCGAACTCGGAAGTATCGTGGAGGAACCTTGGAGATAACTCGGACGAAGCACCAAGCAGCACGCAGTCAGTTTCATCTCCAAT AACAAAAAAgagcaagaagaaaaagaaggtgaagaagaaaaagacaacGCAGCATCAGCACAAGCAGAAGAAGAGATGTTCTTGGTTGTGTTGCAAGGACACTGGACCGTGCTTCTCTTGTTGCAAATGGCCAAGTTGTAATGATGATGACCTCTCTTGCTGCAAGCGGCTAAAATATTGTTTGTGTTGCTGCGGATTGCCCCAATGCTGCTTCTCTTCTTGTAGCAGGTTCTTCTGCTGCTGCTGTTCCAG TTCTTCAAAGAAGTTGATAAATGATGAGATGGCTATGCAGAAACCACAAAAGGCAGAGTCCAAAACATCTCATAAGTGGTTCTGTTGCTTTCCTTCTTGTTGTTCTTCTTAG